A genomic window from Solanum dulcamara chromosome 11, daSolDulc1.2, whole genome shotgun sequence includes:
- the LOC129873214 gene encoding AT-hook motif nuclear-localized protein 10-like produces MSVEESNGVHASMQSLGSPFAAHGTATYDPMIQISSSTSRLPPFLVRPGGVPGHTPVTTTAPFSSIEPAKRKRGRPRKYAPEGSANPGMISPSASQVGGGGFSSQGDEAVVSAVKKARGRPPGSGRKQQVADLGSEAAGFGFKLHVITIKAGEDVVAKLMSFSQSTSKAVCVLSANGSISNVSLRQGATSGGTVTYEGRFEILTLSGSFVISESGGQRSRAGGLAVTLAGPDGRVLGGGVAGLLTAAAPVQIVVGSFSTEEQRQVKSGNSDTFGTPATFVSGESAARSPPSLGTLSESSGGPVSPHNQLVETSNGSPSGAANLAWR; encoded by the exons ATGTCAGTTGAAGAATCCAATGGAGTTCACGCATCAATGCAAAGCCTGGGATCACCCTTTGCTGCCCATGGTACGGCGACGTACGACCCTATGATTCAAATCTCCTCCTCGACTTCTCGGTTGCCGCCATTTCTAGTTCGCCCCGGCGGAGTTCCCGGTCACACTCCCGTCACTACCACAGCTCCGTTCAGTTCAATTGAACCTGCTAAACGAAAACGCGGAAGGCCGAGGAAGTATGCTCCGGAGGGTTCCGCCAACCCTGGGATGATTTCTCCATCGGCGTCTCAGGTCGGCGGCGGTGGATTTTCGTCGCAGGGAGATGAAGCGGTGGTTTCTGCGGTGAAAAAGGCTAGGGGAAGACCGCCTGGTTCTGGGAGAAAGCAACAAGTTGCTGATTTGG GATCAGAAGCAGCAGGGTTTGGATTTAAGCTGCATGTTATCACGATAAAAGCTGGGGAG GATGTAGTGGCAAAACTAATGTCATTCTCCCAAAGTACCTCAAAAGCAGTGTGCGTTCTGTCAGCCAATGGTTCGATATCTAATGTATCACTTCGGCAAGGAGCAACTTCAGGTGGAACGGTAACATATGAG GGACGGTTCGAGATCCTAACTCTGTCTGGTTCCTTTGTAATCTCGGAATCTGGTGGTCAACGCAGCAGAGCAGGTGGTTTGGCTGTGACACTAGCTGGACCAGATGGTCGAGTTTTGGGGGGAGGTGTGGCTGGGCTCCTTACAGCAGCAGCTCCCGTTCAG ATTGTTGTTGGTAGCTTCAGCACAGAAGAACAGAGGCAGGTGAAGTCAGGGAATTCAGACACCTTTGGTACACCAGCAACATTTGTCTCTGGAGAATCAGCAGCCAGAAGTCCTCCATCACTCGGAACTTTAAGTGAGTCTAGCGGTGGGCCTGTCAGCCCTCATAATCAGCTTGTTGAAACTTCGAACGGTAGCCCTTCTGGAGCTGCTAACTTGGCCTGGAGATGA
- the LOC129873387 gene encoding UPF0496 protein At4g34320-like: MGGHMSKKPDETSAAIDNLQYKIELNSYEDACRADTDLQSFDMNLQARTSHVFNTLADGVEVRALTFDSLKEVTGCLLEMNQEVVKVILDCKKDIWKNQELFELVEEYFDNSLKTLDFLAALEKCLKRARDSQLLILVALQQFEEESGVEGNRYTKTLEELKNFRAAGDPFTEEFFQIFQSVYTQQMLMLEKLQLKKNKLDKKLKYIHAWRKVSNIIFVATFAAVLICSVVAAAIAAPPVASALAAAASLPLGSMGKWIDSLLKNYEDAVKGQKELVNTMHVGTFITIKDLDSIRVLIDRLEIEIESLLKKVEFAIDENAVKVAIEEIRKKLDFFMKNVEDLGVQADVCSRDIRRARTVILQRIIKPPSH; encoded by the coding sequence ATGGGAGGACACATGAGCAAAAAGCCTGATGAAACTTCAGCAGCAATCGACAATCTGCAGTATAAGATTGAGCTGAATTCATATGAAGATGCGTGCAGGGCTGACACGGACTTACAGTCCTTTGATATGAATCTACAAGCTCGAACCAGTCATGTTTTCAATACCCTTGCTGATGGGGTTGAAGTTAGAGCACTTACGTTTGATTCCTTGAAGGAAGTAACTGGATGCCTTTTGGAAATGAATCAGGAAGTTGTGAAGGTGATATTGGATTGCAAGAAAGACATATGGAAGAATCAAGAATTGTTTGAGCTAGTTGAGGAGTATTTTGACAATAGCCTCAAAACTCTGGATTTCCTGGCTGCTTTAGAGAAATGCCTAAAACGAGCTCGGGATAGCCAATTGCTGATTCTTGTAGCACTTCAACAATTTGAAGAAGAAAGTGGGGTTGAAGGGAATAGATACACCAAGACTTTAGAGGAGCTGAAGAATTTCAGAGCTGCAGGGGATCCTTTCACAGAggaatttttccaaattttccAGTCTGTTTATACACAGCAAATGCTGATGCTTGAAAAGCTGCAGCTAAAAAAGAACAAGCTTGATAAGAAGCTTAAGTACATCCATGCTTGGAGGAAAGTGTCAAACATTATATTTGTGGCTACATTTGCAGCTGTTTTGATTTGCTCAGTAGTAGCTGCTGCTATAGCTGCACCTCCGGTAGCATCTGCTCTGGCTGCTGCAGCATCGCTTCCATTAGGCTCAATGGGCAAATGGATAGATTCCCTTCTCAAGAACTATGAAGACGCTGTCAAAGGGCAGAAAGAATTGGTCAACACAATGCATGTAGGTACTTTTATCACAATTAAGGATTTGGACAGTATCAGGGTGCTGATAGATCGATTGGAAATCGAGATTGAATCACTCTTGAAGAAAGTTGAGTTTGCTATTGATGAAAATGCTGTTAAGGTTGCTATAGAAGAGATCAGGAAAAAGCTGGATTTTTTTATGAAGAATGTTGAAGATCTTGGAGTGCAAGCTGATGTGTGTAGCAGGGATATTCGTCGGGCCAGGACTGTTATCTTACAAAGAATCATCAAACCCCCAAGCCATTGA
- the LOC129872292 gene encoding uncharacterized protein LOC129872292, whose product MGMELYAEQAGYAEMEIAEITDNDLFKLVRGALKSALQGDADKYDQLLGVMHHDERLRPDVALLVTCLKALSGSVSCLDIVHHKSLISTILKMSMWNYGTDVMDALMEFVISLATSSGQYVDLCLEMLVRNFMPPDTFISFLNQPRGILRKGQVIDRVHSTLTYIAKLVPLSPLRLERLITERMPHIFTKEPLILTYVENMLKLESGAIGDLVGRTMLVVIMDRLIDLDVDIAWDDILQEDFTKGIFDMELEDLEGPMDDGQQDGDELRISWMERYFSGNLNAQKLDSLIVLTFEHLNFCKESGRLSQVFHTLLQSFHQTVLTAYKSKFAQFVLFYACSLDPENCGRRFADTLFHTFKTSRYPAWRMSAVAYLASYLARAKFLPISFVAEYVESLLEWCSTYCSNQGGSINPKAHKEFYAGCQALMYVLCFRMRSMLAIPRIRSCISKHIEDILRHPLSPLMVCLPSIVEEFLRLAKVTHLDVPDNFVSSNLLESDLSMAFGGRERLDMFFPFDPCLLMKSDRFIRPNFVYWSMVRSSYDNDDDDEGTSDEDEIEICTAGNGINIANGVARSYDQDLDEFGNKMSKMSITPKVAPWFGGELRSMPSSLTPCADSL is encoded by the exons atgggaatggaattatatGCTGAGCAGGCGGGTTATGCTGAGATGGAGATTGCTGAGATTACGGATAATGATTTGTTCAAACTTGTTAGAGGTGCCCTTAAATCTGCTCTCCAG GGTGACGCAGACAAATATGACCAGCTTCTTGGTGTTATGCACCATGATGAACGCCTTAGACCTGATGTGGCCCTACTGGTG ACATGTTTAAAAGCTCTGTCAGGATCAGTTTCTTGTCTAGACATTGTTCACCATAAATCTCTTATTTCAACT ATTTTAAAAATGAGCATGTGGAACTATGGAACTGATGTAATGGATGCTTTGATGGAATTTGTTATATCCTTG GCTACATCCAGTGGGCAGTATGTCGATTTGTGCTTGGAAATGCTTGTGCGCAATTTTATGCCTCCTGATACCTTCATATCATTCTTGAATCAGCCACGTGGCATTCTACGGAAGGGCCAAGTCATTGACCGTGTTCATTCAACATTAACATACATTGCAAAGTTAGTTCCTCTCTCACCCTTGAGACTTGAGAGATTAATAACGGAGAGGATGCCACACATTTTCACAAAGGAACCA TTGATCTTGACATATGTGGAGAACATGTTAAAACTAGAGAGTGGAGCAATTGGTGATCTTGTTGGGAGAACAATGCTTgtggtgattatggatagactAATAGATTTGGAT GTAGATATAGCATGGGATGATATCTTACAGGAAGATTTCACCAAAGGCATCTTTGATATGGAGCTGGAAGATCTGGAAGGGCCAATGGATGATGGCCAGCAAGATGGTGATGAG CTCCGAATTTCTTGGATGGAACGGTATTTTAGTGGAAATCTCAATGCTCAGAAATTGGATAGCTTGATCGTGCTTACCTTTGAACACCTTAACTTTTGCAAAGAGAGTGGACGCTTGAGTCAG GTTTTTCATACTCTTCTCCAGTCTTTTCATCAAACTGTTTTGACGGCATACAAATCTAAATTTGCTCAG TTTGTGTTGTTTTATGCCTGTTCACTGGATCCTGAAAACTGTGGTAGGAGATTTGCTGATACTCTATTTCATACATTTAAGACAAGTAGATATCCGGCATGGAG AATGAGTGCTGTTGCGTATCTTGCTAGTTATTTGGCTCGTGCGAAGTTTTTGCCCATATCATTTGTTGCTGAATATGTTGAAAG TTTGCTAGAATGGTGTTCCACTTATTGCTCCAACCAGGGTGGCAGCATCAATCCAAAAGCTCACAAGGAATTCTATGCTGGGTGCCAG GCCCTGATGTATGTACTTTGCTTTCGCATGAGATCAATGCTTGCTATTCCTCGCATCAGATCATGTATATCAAAGCATATAGAGGATATCCTGAGGCATCCATTGAGCCCATTAATG GTATGCTTGCCATCAATAGTGGAAGAATTTCTTCGGTTGGCAAAAGTGACTCATCTTGATGTGCCGGATAACTTTGTATCAAGTAACCTGCTTGAGTCAGACCTTTCAATGGCATTTGGTGGTAGAGAGAGGCTTGACATGTTTTTCCCATTTGATCCTTGTCTGCTAATGAAATCTGACAG ATTCATCCGGCCAAATTTTGTGTACTGGTCAATGGTTCGGAGCTCTTATGACaacgatgatgatgatgagggtACTAGTGATGAAGATGAAATTGAAATCTGTACAGCAGGGAACGGGATAAATATAGCTAATGGAGTTGCCCGAAGTTATGATCAGGATCTCGATGAATTTGGTAATAAAATGAGCAAAATGTCCATAACACCTAAAGTTGCACCATGGTTTGGAGGGGAATTACGATCCATGCCTTCAAGTTTGACACCTTGCGCCGATTCCTTGTAG